The genomic segment aaaatagctctttaGTGGCCCATTTTGTGCTTTAGCAACGCTCTCTATCTTCTGATTGCTTTACTGTGGAGACAcgctccacactgactgctgctgcctctcttatatatatatatatatatatatatatatatatatgaagagagaggcagtgagggcagcagcagtcagtgtggagcgTGTGCACTTAAAATTTACTTTTCTGTACACCTGTACACCGCTAAAGtctattaaaaatacaaaaagcattaataaagtatattacaaaaagtcCTATTATGGCTTAGGGACATTTTAACAAAAATGTaatcaaaagtttagttactctttaagtaaTCAGAGGACACGCAGTGTTGCTAAGGcacaaaatgggtcactttagagcaatttttctaatagaaatgtatgattacAGTtactaaagtatattacaaaaatggtcagtatcactgcccctacatgtTACAAAAAAAAGACAGTTACTTACATTTTTAAATactatttgaaaaaaaatgaattattaaTATGTCCACATACGTTATAAAACTATTACATGGAGCGTCGTTACTTCCCCTCATGTCACTCTGGACTGTCCGGCAGTGTGGGTGGAGGTGTGAATACAGTGATAAGAAGCAAGGTTCATGGGGACAGTTCATCTTCACTGCTCTGGAAGTAAACAaggctcttcttctcttccttatATCCACAATACTTTTCCTCCATGGGTCTCGGTCACAGTCGACCTCAGAGAAATATAATTTGGTTGTTTGGCAAATCCAGGATAATTCCACCCAAAAATAACTATTCTTATGGGCTGTTAGGCTGGAGCTACATAGTGATGTGTCAAGTGATATGAAGATCGAAATGTTGCACTGTGACACTGCATCTAATGATTGTCAAAAGGGTCACAATGTGACACATGGTATGCCATGATGGTCACAAAACATTTGGATATTTGGTTGCAGGTCATATGTGACTTTGCCATCATAGAACAAAATGCAAGTCACATGCCAGTGCAACTTCACTGCAACTTTTCTGCAGTTTGGCTGAATTTTTACAGCGAAATCTCAGCTCTAAAGTAGTTGCACAACAGCGAGTTGCAGACAAGTTCCACAACTATTCAGAGACTTGAAGTATGAGACATGTTGCCATGTAGCCCCAGTTATTTACCTGTCTGAAGAAAATGggtctaaaataattttttgctcTTGTGACATTTTCCATATTCCAAAAAATAATAGTTTCTTCTGAGCTGATGATTTTTAGAAACTGATTTCAGaacaaaacattttccacatataaaacatcaaaacagcttctctcctgtgtgacgtctctGATGATCCTTGAGTTTGTCTTTAGtagtaaaacacttctcacagTCTGGGCAcggaaatggcttctctcctgtgtgaattcttttatgtctaacaagatgtgatttatcaGTAAAACACTTACCACATtcggaacatgaatacggcttctctcctgtgtggctttTTTCATGTCTAAGAAGATGTGATTTatctataaaacatttcccacattctgaacaggaaaacggcttctctcctgtgtgacgtttctcatgtctaacaaaatctgttttatatgtaaaacatttcccacattcggaGCATTCATacggcttttcccctgtgtgagttcttttatgtgcaacaagatgtgatttatatgtaaaacatttcccacattctgagcataaaaacggcttctctcctgtgtgaattctctcatgggaaacaagacttgatttatatgtaaaacatttcccacattctgaacatgaatgcagcttctcccctgtgtgacttctctcatgtataacaagacttGATCGatctataaaacatttcccacattctgaacatgaatatggcttctctcctgtgtgacgtctctTATgggtaacaagatctgatttgtaTTTAAAAGatgtcccacattctgaacaggaaaatggcttctctcctgtgtgacttctctcatgtgcaacaagatgtgatttcagtgtaaaacatttgccacattctgaacatggaaatggcttctcacctctgtgaattctctcatgcctAGCCAGATTAGAtttttctgtaaaacatttcccacattctgaacataaatactgtttctctcctgtgtgaattctctcatgtgtaaccaGATGTGATTTATATCTaaagcacttcccacattctgaacaggagtaAGGCTTCTCCCCAGTGTGAATTCTTCCATCTGTAGAAAGCCTTGATCTTTTTGTGAACTCTTTACCACCTTTCTGACCTGTACCTGaggtaacaatctgtgattggtcagaaAAAGGTTCCTCATTATTAAGGGGATTATATGAGAGATCTGTACTGTGAggtcctggatgtacattaagggTAATGAGGTTTTCTTCTGAAGAGCAGTCCATGGTATCTTCATCTTCTGCTTTATAATGCAGTGATAATATACTTTCATTAACATTTTTACTGGGATTTTCTGTGAAGATAGGTAAAAGAAGAAAGATAAAAAATAgaaattgtgatttttttaaaactacGGAATAGACAAACATAAACATTCCTATTAGGCTGGAAGTGGATACAGCAGGAACTAGAGGTACACATCATTAATTTTGAATGCACTCACGACTTTGGTTTACCAAAAATGGTTTCCAGCCTTATACTAAGCTTTGTGTAACACTCTTAAAAAGTCCAGGATTCTGGTCTACATCCAGTCACCACTTTCATTACACGAAaatagctaaaaaaaataaaaaaaatttacatgtaTGGCAATCAAGATTACATTCTCTCAAGAAATTTGGCCTTTCAATGGCATTTGGGCATCACATTAATGTAAAAGATAACTTAAAAAGGATCGTTACTACATTCCTCAACACAAACTGCATTCATTGCTGAATAGATTAATTAGACCTGATGAAACTGGTGTATTCACCAGAAAAACCCATGCTATAATGTCTACCTAGAGTTTAACCGACAAGCACTTTCTAGGGTACCTCCTCCTCTGCTGCTGCTAAAATCTCACACTGCTCAGATTTAGCCCAAAGTAAAACTGGTTAGTTGCCACTATGGGTCCATGCCCACTGCCCGTAACACTACGCTTTGACCGTGGATCTCTCTGGCCCACCCCGTATGGGTCACCAGGATCAAATACTAGCATATCTGTACATTGTGTCCGCCAGCCTTGTCACCCTAACTACCACTGTAACAGAACCGCAACATTCCATATCACCTTAAGCTACTCACACAGTAGGTTCTGGCCCAAGTTTGTCATCTCCCACATAAATCAAGACACAATCCATTTTGAGTTGTTACCCCAGCTGTTTTTTCTGACCATGCCAAGGTGGCATTTATGAGTTCTCATTTGTATAGTGAAGCACTAGCCTGGAATAAGTCTTTAAGGGAGAAAAGTGATCCAATCACAAATAATTTGCAACTGATTTTGGACACATTTTGGAGAGTTTTTCAGGAACCTAGGCATACTTCCTCCGCGGCCTCCCCACTAAGGAATTCTCACAGTAGGCCAGTCCCAAAATAATACTTAACCCGTTCTGGCATGTAGGTCACTGGCAGCATATAATTCCTGCACAATGGCTAACATATAGATCTTCATGATAGCAGAGACACAAAAGCTGTGACCACATAATCCCCAGTGGGTG from the Bufo bufo chromosome 2, aBufBuf1.1, whole genome shotgun sequence genome contains:
- the LOC120990666 gene encoding oocyte zinc finger protein XlCOF6.1-like, yielding MTNLVEDLIIIKVEDEEEWMTGDPPCKSEVEEDIPGDVTTENPSKNVNESILSLHYKAEDEDTMDCSSEENLITLNVHPGPHSTDLSYNPLNNEEPFSDQSQIVTSGTGQKGGKEFTKRSRLSTDGRIHTGEKPYSCSECGKCFRYKSHLVTHERIHTGEKQYLCSECGKCFTEKSNLARHERIHRGEKPFPCSECGKCFTLKSHLVAHERSHTGEKPFSCSECGTSFKYKSDLVTHKRRHTGEKPYSCSECGKCFIDRSSLVIHERSHTGEKLHSCSECGKCFTYKSSLVSHERIHTGEKPFLCSECGKCFTYKSHLVAHKRTHTGEKPYECSECGKCFTYKTDFVRHEKRHTGEKPFSCSECGKCFIDKSHLLRHEKSHTGEKPYSCSECGKCFTDKSHLVRHKRIHTGEKPFPCPDCEKCFTTKDKLKDHQRRHTGEKLF